In a single window of the Dinghuibacter silviterrae genome:
- a CDS encoding serine hydrolase, giving the protein MKVLHTLLLLVIILSAHAQNDTLENGLLRDIPRWMAENHVPCVGVGLISDGKIQWIKTFGSLQQGSPAPGNTLFNIASQTKPVTAMLTLRLVQLGLWNLDEPLSRYWIDPDIAGDPNLDKLTTRLVLSHQSGFPNWRTDNGSKKLHFVAAPGTRFGYSGEGFEYLRRALEHKFQRPLDALLDSFLFKPAGMNNTQYWSDRLDTARMARWHDGQGHRYPLSMQTSVSAADDLITTVEDYCRFGIYTMNGGGLSDTLFADMTTPQVKVKTDYYRGLGWGLVKGLPGGEYALEHGGSDIGVRTMAIFLPVSKRGIVLMTNGDNGMFVTDQIIRCALSHGAQVLETMNKGARDHERIHLPDSVIDAYTGSYAQDNGKVMKVEREGDAIKVSGDGVPTAVLYPESTNSFFLEGYDVQIQFPDPTHLVVFENGKQVMTIRRASLKADLEAIASDSTEGRFTASAGYLKAADYLVRELKKAGLQPYLQPVPFTWDDYTGTTVRIDGVVYPHTPENFVVVQGGAAGRVRLPDSTQSADWETTVIRQYRFGYMHYVPDSLPSTDSCILLSPKLAALPHANISITFHHRIEQRTGYNVIAHTPGEPVIIVTAHLDHIGRIGNHIYNGANDDASGCVAELGAARTLSRSGVAVYFVWTTGEELGLKGSRWFVDHLPVPKENIRLHINLEQVGSQHRSFQEARFIPADSLGEELRNTDGYSFTQQHIPSVLLTSGGFPEHHTIRDTIGLIDVDHLQRVTDALSDLIISLDKSTPPRSH; this is encoded by the coding sequence ATGAAAGTCCTGCACACATTGCTGCTCCTCGTGATCATCCTGTCCGCCCACGCGCAAAACGATACACTCGAAAACGGGCTGCTGAGGGATATCCCCCGCTGGATGGCCGAAAACCACGTCCCCTGTGTAGGGGTCGGGCTGATCTCGGACGGGAAGATCCAATGGATAAAGACGTTCGGGTCCCTGCAACAGGGAAGCCCCGCGCCAGGCAATACGCTGTTCAATATCGCTTCCCAGACAAAGCCCGTTACGGCCATGCTCACCCTAAGGCTGGTGCAGTTGGGGCTCTGGAACCTGGACGAGCCCTTATCCCGGTACTGGATCGACCCCGATATTGCCGGTGATCCCAACCTGGACAAATTGACGACCCGCCTTGTCTTAAGCCACCAGAGCGGTTTCCCCAACTGGCGTACCGACAACGGGTCGAAGAAGTTGCATTTTGTCGCCGCGCCGGGCACCCGTTTTGGATACTCGGGTGAAGGCTTCGAATACCTCCGTCGTGCCCTGGAGCACAAGTTCCAACGCCCCCTGGATGCCCTTCTGGATTCCTTCCTCTTCAAACCGGCGGGTATGAACAATACGCAATATTGGAGCGACCGGCTGGATACCGCACGCATGGCCCGGTGGCACGACGGCCAGGGTCACCGCTACCCCCTCTCCATGCAAACATCCGTGAGTGCTGCGGACGACCTGATTACGACGGTAGAGGACTATTGCCGCTTCGGGATCTATACCATGAACGGGGGCGGTCTGTCTGATACGCTTTTTGCGGACATGACCACCCCCCAGGTCAAAGTCAAGACAGACTATTACCGGGGCCTGGGCTGGGGTCTGGTCAAAGGGCTGCCGGGAGGAGAATACGCCCTGGAACACGGAGGCTCGGACATAGGCGTTCGGACCATGGCCATTTTCCTGCCGGTATCGAAAAGAGGAATTGTGCTGATGACCAACGGCGACAACGGAATGTTCGTCACCGATCAGATCATCAGGTGTGCACTATCCCACGGCGCCCAGGTGCTGGAAACCATGAACAAGGGGGCCAGGGACCACGAGCGGATCCACCTGCCGGACAGTGTCATCGACGCCTACACGGGTTCGTACGCGCAGGACAACGGCAAAGTGATGAAGGTCGAGCGGGAGGGGGATGCCATAAAAGTCTCCGGCGACGGCGTGCCCACCGCGGTGCTTTATCCCGAATCCACAAATAGCTTTTTCCTCGAAGGCTACGACGTCCAGATACAATTTCCCGATCCCACGCACCTGGTCGTGTTCGAAAACGGCAAACAAGTGATGACCATCCGCCGGGCCTCACTGAAAGCGGACCTGGAGGCCATCGCCTCCGATTCGACCGAAGGCCGGTTCACCGCATCGGCAGGTTACCTCAAAGCGGCGGACTATCTTGTCCGGGAACTGAAGAAGGCCGGGTTGCAACCGTACCTGCAACCGGTGCCTTTTACCTGGGATGACTATACGGGGACCACTGTCAGGATCGACGGCGTGGTCTATCCACACACGCCGGAGAATTTTGTGGTGGTGCAGGGCGGGGCCGCCGGCCGTGTGCGCCTCCCCGACAGCACCCAGTCCGCCGACTGGGAAACCACGGTCATCCGTCAATACCGCTTCGGCTACATGCACTATGTCCCGGACAGCCTTCCAAGCACCGACTCGTGCATCCTCCTAAGCCCAAAGCTCGCCGCCCTGCCGCACGCAAACATCAGCATCACCTTCCATCATCGGATAGAACAACGCACCGGCTACAACGTGATCGCACACACCCCCGGCGAGCCCGTCATCATCGTCACCGCACACCTCGATCATATAGGCCGGATCGGAAACCATATCTACAACGGGGCCAATGATGACGCCAGCGGTTGCGTTGCCGAACTGGGCGCCGCCAGGACCCTGTCGCGGTCCGGTGTTGCCGTGTACTTTGTGTGGACCACGGGCGAAGAGCTCGGGTTAAAAGGCTCCCGCTGGTTTGTAGACCATTTACCCGTACCAAAAGAGAACATCCGCTTACACATCAACCTGGAACAGGTCGGCAGCCAGCACCGGTCTTTCCAGGAGGCAAGGTTCATTCCTGCCGACAGCCTGGGGGAAGAATTGCGCAATACCGACGGGTACAGCTTTACACAGCAACATATCCCCTCCGTCTTGTTGACCTCCGGCGGGTTTCCCGAGCACCATACGATCCGGGACACGATCGGGCTCATCGATGTTGATCACCTGCAACGGGTCACCGATGCGTTAAGCGATTTAATAATCTCGTTGGATAAATCGACACCCCCACGCTCCCATTGA
- a CDS encoding sensor histidine kinase produces MKWFIGPYRVYTQAVFWVVVFALYIVLKEYPQRMTGVTLICLVFQETLELALPSYTQNLLVLPLFRQKRWLLGTLAYLLQVVVLIFLLPYVLNAVGYLFGLFFHVTDLVDWRKEHIAFSIVAFTVIATCVKLAVDRLLLEKERRENELRHLKAQLNPHFLFNSLNNLYGLAVATGSGQLSEHMLKLSDLLRYSLYDTSLAFVPLQKELDYIANYVALERLRLSDKARISLSADVDASGVSIAPLLLIVFIENCFKHFSSPRGTPAVIDIVFALEGKRLRMNVRNTVDPDYNAAPAPARKDSAPPAAAEKGGIGLVNVRQRLDLIYPGRYVLAVDKGSDFFEVRLHIELDRHDPELHHRR; encoded by the coding sequence ATGAAATGGTTTATTGGACCATACCGGGTATACACCCAGGCCGTTTTCTGGGTTGTTGTTTTCGCCCTTTATATCGTGCTCAAGGAATATCCCCAGCGGATGACCGGCGTGACCTTGATCTGCCTGGTTTTCCAGGAGACCCTGGAGCTTGCGCTGCCGTCCTATACGCAAAACCTGTTGGTGCTTCCGCTGTTCCGTCAGAAACGGTGGCTGTTGGGGACCCTGGCGTACCTGCTGCAGGTGGTGGTGTTGATTTTTTTGTTGCCATATGTGCTGAATGCGGTCGGCTACCTGTTCGGTCTTTTTTTCCACGTAACGGACCTGGTGGACTGGCGAAAGGAGCATATCGCTTTTAGTATCGTCGCCTTCACGGTGATTGCCACCTGTGTGAAGCTGGCAGTGGACCGTCTCCTTTTGGAAAAGGAACGGCGGGAAAACGAGCTCCGGCACCTGAAAGCCCAGCTCAACCCGCATTTCCTTTTTAACAGCCTGAATAACCTCTACGGGTTGGCCGTGGCCACCGGTTCCGGACAATTGTCCGAACACATGCTGAAGCTGTCAGACCTGCTGCGGTATTCGCTGTACGATACCTCCCTGGCGTTCGTCCCCCTCCAAAAAGAATTGGATTATATTGCCAACTATGTGGCGCTGGAACGGCTCAGACTGAGTGACAAGGCCCGGATCTCTCTGTCTGCGGACGTTGATGCTTCCGGTGTTAGTATTGCGCCCTTGTTGCTGATCGTGTTTATCGAGAATTGTTTCAAACATTTTTCCTCCCCCAGGGGCACGCCGGCCGTGATCGACATCGTGTTCGCCCTGGAGGGCAAACGCCTCCGGATGAACGTCCGGAATACAGTGGACCCAGACTACAATGCAGCTCCGGCCCCGGCGCGAAAAGACAGCGCGCCTCCGGCTGCGGCGGAAAAAGGCGGCATCGGCCTGGTCAACGTGCGTCAACGGCTGGACCTGATCTACCCGGGACGGTATGTGCTTGCGGTCGACAAGGGGAGCGATTTTTTCGAAGTAAGGCTTCACATAGAATTGGATAGACATGACCCTGAATTGCATCATCGTCGATGA
- a CDS encoding LytR/AlgR family response regulator transcription factor — translation MTLNCIIVDDEPIARDLLKTYVSQVPYLHLTAVCTDAFEAMDALKGGEVDLIILDINMPRLTGFDMLRSLKKYPAVIITSAYPEYALEGFELSVTDYLLKPFSFARFVQATGKVAAPGPAPTVEAPAFLVVKADKKLVKVPLDDILYVEAYGNYIFVHQKSGRLMSKQTLTQFEEQLPADRFTRIHKSYIVALQAIQYVEGNEVTLAGKRLPVGKVYRENLMHRFR, via the coding sequence ATGACCCTGAATTGCATCATCGTCGATGACGAACCCATTGCCCGGGACCTGCTCAAGACTTATGTCAGCCAGGTTCCTTACTTACACCTCACCGCCGTGTGTACGGACGCCTTTGAAGCCATGGATGCGCTGAAGGGTGGGGAGGTGGACCTGATCATCCTGGACATCAACATGCCCCGGCTGACGGGTTTTGATATGTTGCGGTCACTCAAAAAATATCCGGCGGTGATCATTACTTCCGCTTATCCGGAGTATGCGTTGGAGGGGTTCGAGTTGTCGGTGACGGATTATTTGCTAAAGCCGTTTTCGTTTGCGCGGTTTGTGCAGGCGACCGGCAAAGTGGCCGCGCCCGGGCCAGCCCCAACTGTCGAAGCGCCGGCCTTCCTCGTGGTCAAAGCCGACAAAAAGCTCGTCAAGGTCCCGCTGGACGACATTTTATACGTCGAAGCCTACGGCAACTATATTTTTGTCCACCAGAAAAGCGGCCGCCTGATGTCGAAACAGACACTGACACAGTTCGAAGAACAATTGCCAGCGGACCGGTTCACCCGGATCCACAAATCGTATATCGTTGCGTTGCAGGCGATCCAATACGTGGAGGGCAACGAGGTTACCTTGGCAGGCAAAAGGTTGCCGGTGGGGAAGGTGTACCGGGAGAACCTGATGCACCGGTTTCGTTAG
- a CDS encoding helix-turn-helix domain-containing protein, with protein MIKIGAILRERRELLGLLQTQLADLSRISIRTIQLVERGKGNPSLDTLVKLAETLGMQFELVLKDPSKNGNV; from the coding sequence ATGATCAAAATAGGTGCGATCCTCCGGGAAAGGCGGGAACTATTGGGCTTGCTACAAACCCAACTGGCCGACCTGTCCCGGATCAGTATCCGAACCATCCAATTGGTGGAGCGGGGGAAGGGCAATCCTTCTTTGGACACCCTTGTTAAACTCGCGGAAACGCTTGGAATGCAATTTGAACTGGTGCTGAAAGATCCTTCCAAAAATGGTAACGTATGA
- a CDS encoding HipA N-terminal domain-containing protein produces MRVAEVLYNGVLAGILSETGGMYRFAYHQSYLAAAGSRPVSLTLPLREAPYESDVLFPAFVNRLSEGANKALQNRLLKIDENDYFGLLLATAGGDSIGPVSIKEIHERS; encoded by the coding sequence ATGAGGGTTGCGGAGGTGTTATACAATGGCGTACTCGCCGGGATCCTCTCTGAGACAGGGGGAATGTATCGCTTCGCTTATCATCAGTCGTACCTGGCGGCAGCCGGGAGCCGGCCTGTCAGCCTCACTTTGCCCTTACGGGAGGCGCCATACGAAAGTGATGTCCTGTTTCCTGCCTTCGTGAACAGGTTAAGCGAGGGCGCCAACAAAGCCCTGCAAAACAGGCTATTGAAAATCGATGAAAACGACTATTTCGGTCTATTGTTGGCTACGGCGGGTGGCGACAGTATCGGGCCGGTCAGTATAAAAGAGATTCATGAGCGTTCCTGA
- a CDS encoding type II toxin-antitoxin system HipA family toxin encodes MSVPEIQYCPSTLQPGFSTYSPLAQQSLFGSRSKKVSHILQFGPPGKNSVLTREYNEKTKRISISGVQEKYSLRLQKNSLSLTGSGGTHLLKPVPAERIDRVTDIPANEHVSMQIATQVFGIKTAACGMIFFDDGSPAYITRRFDLKPDGSGKYQVEDFATLLSKTPEREGHDFKYNASYLDIAQQIQRHVAASPVVLLDFFRLLVFNYIIGNGDAHLKNFSVMETEQGDFVLSPAYDLLCTALHLDDGVLALHGGLYDGDHYEETYLQYGTYTGSSFLVFAQMAGIHPDLAGKTIDILLRDAPKAKSLVERSFLSEEAKARYMEVFEDRLKSLKIGEGQRPSPLT; translated from the coding sequence ATGAGCGTTCCTGAAATACAATATTGTCCATCCACTCTACAGCCTGGCTTTTCCACCTATAGCCCGTTGGCACAACAGTCACTTTTTGGCAGTCGCTCTAAGAAGGTATCGCATATTCTCCAGTTTGGCCCTCCGGGTAAAAATAGTGTCCTGACCCGTGAATACAATGAGAAAACAAAGCGGATCAGCATAAGCGGCGTACAAGAGAAATACAGCCTGCGGCTTCAAAAAAATAGTTTGTCGCTCACCGGTAGCGGGGGAACGCACCTCTTAAAACCGGTTCCGGCCGAAAGAATTGACAGGGTGACCGACATTCCTGCCAATGAGCACGTGAGTATGCAGATCGCTACGCAGGTTTTCGGCATCAAAACGGCGGCATGCGGTATGATCTTTTTTGATGACGGATCACCTGCCTATATAACCAGACGGTTCGATCTCAAACCGGACGGAAGCGGTAAATACCAGGTAGAGGATTTTGCCACGCTCCTGTCAAAGACACCCGAGAGGGAAGGGCATGATTTCAAGTACAATGCCTCTTACCTGGATATCGCCCAACAGATCCAGCGGCATGTAGCTGCATCGCCGGTAGTGTTGCTGGATTTCTTTCGTCTGCTGGTCTTTAATTATATAATCGGCAATGGAGATGCACACCTGAAGAATTTCTCGGTTATGGAAACCGAACAGGGAGATTTCGTGCTCTCTCCCGCCTATGACCTTTTATGCACGGCATTGCATTTGGACGATGGTGTGCTTGCCCTTCATGGCGGCCTCTACGACGGTGATCATTATGAAGAAACTTATTTGCAATACGGGACGTATACCGGTTCTTCGTTTTTGGTATTTGCACAAATGGCCGGTATCCACCCGGATTTGGCAGGGAAAACGATAGACATTCTGCTAAGGGATGCTCCGAAAGCCAAATCGCTGGTAGAGCGCAGTTTTTTAAGCGAGGAAGCCAAGGCGAGGTATATGGAAGTGTTCGAAGACAGACTTAAAAGCCTGAAAATAGGGGAAGGGCAGCGCCCCTCCCCGCTCACTTAA
- a CDS encoding DUF6252 family protein: MKNWKLLLWTLVAATPIFSCQKMGIGTTATGTSDTSAVFSATIAGTAWTADSVTAVLVYGSQLPDKVLTLTGKSSGKIVTLSIQDTAFSSSTDSSLTVKEYSTSGLVTGTAFQYAIDTTLRNGDTTWVPQLSAETGETTVTSTSASGKTVTGTFAFTGIICVVDSTHTMTFDTVAITNGVFKNINYTFVKTRF; this comes from the coding sequence ATGAAAAACTGGAAACTTCTCCTGTGGACCCTCGTGGCGGCAACGCCCATTTTCTCCTGCCAAAAGATGGGCATCGGCACTACCGCTACCGGCACCTCCGACACCTCGGCCGTCTTCTCGGCCACCATTGCCGGGACCGCCTGGACCGCGGATTCCGTAACAGCCGTACTCGTCTACGGCAGCCAGCTCCCCGACAAGGTGCTGACGCTGACCGGGAAAAGCAGCGGCAAGATCGTCACCCTGAGCATACAGGACACGGCCTTCTCCTCCTCCACCGACAGCAGCCTTACCGTCAAGGAATATTCGACGAGCGGCCTTGTCACCGGGACAGCGTTTCAGTACGCCATCGATACGACCCTGCGAAACGGGGACACCACCTGGGTGCCGCAGTTGAGCGCCGAAACGGGTGAAACCACGGTTACGTCTACCAGCGCTTCGGGCAAAACCGTTACAGGGACATTCGCCTTTACGGGGATTATCTGTGTCGTGGACTCTACGCATACGATGACCTTTGACACTGTGGCCATCACCAACGGTGTCTTTAAAAATATCAACTATACCTTTGTGAAGACCAGGTTTTAA